The following coding sequences lie in one Vicia villosa cultivar HV-30 ecotype Madison, WI unplaced genomic scaffold, Vvil1.0 ctg.004612F_1_1, whole genome shotgun sequence genomic window:
- the LOC131642193 gene encoding uncharacterized protein LOC131642193 — MDLASKLISSEEKTKMSLKHMFQNSIDVSIMKGTFATSLHTLVLSNCLLIAFPWIVSNCFGLASTFWCYMIFGTICFGAIGKLLMVYLEWSAIWEMSIVISVLEGFHGIGAMRVSCYFRSGNQKRRLVLMLVFFVFGGFLRLVCIYFECYKGGSGVFLQISVLTVMNTLKWVACVIYFNDCKERKMEKKAFVLSKEKKVDGDDEEMGKVEIESSSNS; from the coding sequence ATGGATTTAGCTTCAAAGCTTATAAGCTCAGAAGAGAAAACCAAAATGAGTCTGAAACACATGTTTCAGAATTCAATTGATGTATCTATCATGAAAGGAACATTTGCCACTTCTTTGCATACACTTGTATTATCAAATTGTCTTCTAATTGCATTTCCATGGATAGTTAGTAACTGTTTCGGTTTGGCTAGTACTTTTTGGTGCTACATGATATTTGGAACGATTTGTTTTGGAGCTATAGGGAAATTGTTGATGGTGTATTTGGAATGGAGTGCTATTTGGGAAATGAGTATTGTGATATCAGTGTTGGAGGGTTTTCATGGGATTGGAGCTATGAGAGTTTCTTGTTACTTTAGAAGTGGTAATCAGAAGAGACGGCTTGTTTTGAtgcttgttttctttgtttttggagGTTTTTTAAGGTTGGTTTGTATCTACTTTGAATGCTATAAAGGAGGTAGTGGAGTTTTTCTACAAATTAGTGTTCTTACTGTGATGAATACATTGAAATGGGTGGCTTGTGTGATTTATTTCAATGATTGCAAAGAGAGGAAAATGGAGAAGAAAGCTTTTGTTTTGAGCAAGGAGAAGAAagttgatggtgatgatgaagaaatGGGTAAAGTTGAGATTGAAAGTAGTAGTAATTCATGA